tactaaatgAATGATGAAAACAATAAAGAACACAATAATGTATGTGGACGTGATAATATACGCAGAACTAAAGACTAAAAGTAAGATAATATAACTTACCAGACAGCAGTCCCTCCAGGATTTCGCGGgatttttttgtgattgttgCGGCCTAAAATGCCAGATTTTGCGGCAGCTTTTTCAAAAAGTTGCgggaaaagttgcgattttttAGACAGATTTTTCTCAACAGCATTGCATTACCTTATGATTTCACAAACATGTTATGAATTTTTTAAGTGTTCTTTGCAAGCTTACTCCCCCAAAGCACAGGAATTCAAAAATTCTggcaaaacatgttttatttgctCATCAGAATAAAGTGCAAAGGCTATTTTTCAACCCTGACAACTCATGGGCAAAAAATATAAGCCCATTTCTTTTCAGTTCAACTTGACATTGCCCAGTGTAAACAAGTATGAACCAACTGGATGTTCCTCcaacataaaatatgaaatgcagTGAATCAGTTGCATTAGAATAAAGTGCAAAGGCTATTTTCAGCCCTGACAATTAATGCGCATAACAGAAGTTTCAAAAAGAATAatcttgtaataaaataaattgtttcattaaataaaaaaagcccatttcttttaaattcaaCTTGACATTGTCCAGTGTGAACAAATATGAACCAACTGGATGTTCTTCCAACATAGCATATGAAATGCAGACTAAAACACGTCAACAATCAAATCATTCATTAGAATGGTAAGACAAGTTCATTCTTCAACGCTAACTTCCTAAGTATCCAAGCTGTCCTCCACTTCATCCTCAGAGTCGGGCCCAAAATCGATCTTGAGCTCATCCCTCTCAAACACTCCACTAGTGAGTCGCTGATTGTGGTACAAGAAGACCAAGGCTTTGAGGTTGCTGTTAGTGATTGATCTTCTTCTGCTTGATAGCACAAGCTTGTAAAGGCTGTTGCTTCTTTCAGCATCTGCTGAGTTCACGATGACATCCTTGTATCGTTTGGCTAAGGCACTGAGGACAGGAAGTCTCTCGAGAAGCCCATCCCAAAACACATCTAGATCTACCACTCCACATGCTGACGCTTTGAGTGCTGCTGGACCCAGGCGTTGGAAGTAGGCATCAAACTCATCATTGGGGACAGCACTGAAGCCTGGGATGTGTGTGTAGCCAGAAACACTGTCCTCCATGAATGAAATGTAACGAGGGTCAAACACTCTGACTTCTCGAAGGAAGTTGATGGCAGGTTGTCCCTCTGACATGTACTTCGTGAGTTTTTCCTCTGCATTGCTGTACGCTAGATGCACTAAGTTGAGGATGTGTGTTTTGGTGGCATGATGGACATCAAGCCCTTCAAAGTGCTCAGCACAGGATTCATACTGTAACTCCTTGTTTGCAGTAAAGTTCATCTGTAGATCCTCGAAGTAGTCAAAAACCTTGGTGGTTATAGGTTTCCTGCTCTGAAAGATGTCAAGTAGCTGTAGAATACGTTCACACTTATCTGCCATGATGCTGAGCTGAACCTGGAGACACTGAGCCATGTCTTCATTCTGTAGCATCTCATGGAGTCTCTCCACAGACTGCGGTGCACTGCTGCCACTCACCTGTGAAtagaattaaaacagaatttagtcCTGCTTCAACGCAATTTACATAAGCAAATCCAAAAGCAAAAACTTGAACATGTTTATTAGGGCACATGCTAGTGTAAACTGGGATGAATTGGAAACTTGTTATCATTGTGAGAATTTGTACTGAAAGGAGGAAGAGTCTTACCTTTATTTCCATCTCTATGAACTCCTTGTAGAGTTTAAAGTGCTCTGAGTGGTATTGCACCGCACTGAACCAGGAGTTCCACCGTGTAGCACAGGGATCTGGAGCCATGGTTGCCTTTTGTCTGGTAGGATGTTTTCCTGACATGAACTGGAGGTATCTTCTTTTCCGAGAGCCAGCATGGTAAAACATCTGCGAAAAGCTGAGCATGAATGCATTTAGCTGGTCAAAGGTCTGCGGAAGGCATCACCGATGAGGTTCATTATGTGGGCCATGCACGTAACGTGCAGTGAGTTTGGGAATAAAGACTGCAAAGCAGCTGTATATGCTTTCTTCATATAGGCTGCATTGTCGgtgtcaaaaacaatgacatCCTCATTTGCTATGTCATATTCCTGCAGACACTTGACCACAGACACTGAGACAGTTGAGTGGTTGCACTGCTCTAGGAAGACGGTGTCTGCCAAGTAGGCCAGTATTCTCCCAGATTCATCCTTTTCCAAGGGTGCAATGAGAATGTTTAGAACACATCTCCCCTCTACATCTGGAGTCTCATCAAATATGACTGCAACAGGCTTTTTGGCTAAACGTTTTCTGAGTGCCTCCTTTTCTTTCAGGTAAACATTGCCTAGGTATTTTTCTTGGAGCTGGTGAAATCCAGGAATGGCTCCTCCATtcgttacattttcaaaaagaaaCTTCCTCATTGCTGGGTGGTCACTTTTGGAGAGTGGAATATTCAAGGCAGTACATGTGGCAACCCAGTCTTCACATATCTTAGGAGACAAAGAATAAACAGAACATGCATATTTGTTAATGACATTAAACAATTACTGTCTCCAGTACAGCCCAATGCACAATGTTAACCATTTTGTTTCTAAAAGACTGACCAgtacaaaactttaaaaatgaccctgctTAGAACACTGTTtaaagcaggggtcaccagTGTGGTGCCCATGGGCACCAGGTAAGCCCAAAGGACTGAATGAGGTTGCCAACAGACCAATTGTAAAAATAGCACAACTCACCAGTGAgatgtgtacaaaaaaaaatagtgatagTGTCTTCAGTCACTATCACTATTATCTCCTCTTTATTCTTGCATTACTTGTCCACACATATGGTCACTTGCTTGgtaacattattattagttCATGCTTCACCCTTACAActcttatatatttatgttctgTAACTAATTTAgcttttactgtcatgttttattctttattcaggAGCAGCAGCAGGAATACTGATATCAATCAGTTTGTCAATTTTCCTTTTcccaagttttatttttatcatttattatgcaaactgaaaactaatttatttactttatggCCTTGTCCTGTTGTCTAAGTCATTAAAAAACGTTTGTTCTTCGAAAGGTTTCACTTTTCTGACAGCTCGGGGTTTGTTTGGAACCAGTGCCATATATTGAGAGTTACGACACTCTTTGAACTCGCCGGCACGCAGTCACGTGGTTCATGTAGCTCTAAAAAGTTCCAAACAGCTCGACGCTGTCAGTCGGTTTGAACGGGTCCTGCGGGAGGCAGCTCAGAaacgtaatttttaattagagCACTCTGTTTGGAACTATTGAGGGCTCCATGAGTCACGTGACCGCTCATACAGCAAAGTCAATGGTTGTCACAACTCTGAGTATATCGAATGCTCTGGGTTTAACGAGGATCAGTTATGCCCCCCCTCTCCCCCTCGCGGCTTTCTGCACGCTCTGATCACATGCAGATCTGACAGCAGACAACCGCTGCTTCCTCAGGAGGCTGCAGCGCAGGTTCAGTTAAGAAAAAATCATGTTGTCCCcgtaaaatatttagacttttagCATTTTGTTGCCGCGGAGCCACGGCTAAGTCTATGTAGGGGAAACACTGGAATAAATGATTGATGAAACTACCGTGTGAAAGCATgaaaaatagttttgttaaCTGCCCCTCTCAAACTCGCTAGCACTATCACCTTTGCCCACGCAAGGCCTGCCTGACAACTGACAAAAGCAAACCACCACAGACCTAGTTTTACAAACGTTATGAAGTTTTGTTGTTTACCTTGTTCCTTTCGCTGCTTGCAATGGATTTGCGAGCAACAGCTTCGGTGATAGTCACTTGCCGTGTCGGCTCTTGCACGGACATCCTTCTGGCATGTTTTGCTGTAGAGAAGTGTCGGTCAAGCGAggattttcttttgtgttccacgaCAATGTTGCACACAGTGCAAAATAGTTTCCCTCCACTTTCATGGAGAACATTAGGGAATTGCTTTGCACGGTCTTTCGCAGTGATATTTGTAGGTAAGTGTGATGTATTTGCGCTCATGCCTGCTTTCTCTGATAAAGAAGTCCTTCTGTGTGAAAATAATGCCGCGTGCAGTGACGGACCAAACTGATTCGAATTTGCGGTAAAGTCGCGGTGATTGGATGAAATTGCAAGGCCGCAAATAAATCACGGGGATTGGCTGAATTTGCGTGAATTGGCGCAATCGCAACATCGCGAGTTTCTGGAGGGACTGAGACAGACTCCATGACCACAAACAGAAGAACATAAATGTGTCAAACATTTCCTTTAGGATTTCATGGAACAGCTTCAAATAACAGTCCTTAATTATAAATGATAGAAGAGCTGAAGAGGAGAATTCTGCTGGTCTGCAAGTGGTTTAGTGAAACTCTGCAGTCAGTATCAGCTCCTCTGTTAGCACCTCCTTTCACAGACTAAATATGACTTATTAAATTTAGACTATATCAATattgacaaaataataaagaaaactcCTTCTAAAGACAGGACTTAAATATTCCCAATTTATATTGCAAAAAAGTGTAAACCTCTAAGCCAGTGTTTCTGAATAATTACCTTGTTGAAATTGATTGACGGCCAGCATCTacagcagccaatcagcatcCACAGATCTACACGCAGATGAGCATCCCCAAGGCACTTCgtgtggacttttttttttttttttaaataaatttaaaagcttaataaatggaataaaatCTATTCTGTTCTTGTTTAGTGTGATTAAGTCCCATTTGGTTCAGCTGTGTTCCCTCATTATCCCACTGACTTAAGTTTCTGCTCTTTGCCGGGTCTActcattgtgtttgtgtgtcttccAAAGCCTCTGTTTTGGATTATCCCCTGTGTTTTGtcaataaacactttttaacgTTTCTCAGCATCTCTTGCCTACAAATTGTGATAGAAGACCCGATCAAATACAGATACCTTTTATTTTCAAggtgctattattattattattaacaatttacGTCCGTTAGTGTAACCGTATCTCAAATGTGTTCGTGATGGTTTTAAGAAATGTGAGTTTGCCGTTAGCcgtaaaagattttttttttctattcttttttcttatttttgtctaaatatttttcttcattacacgtgttgtttggttttatttcgtatcattgcatgttaaaaataatgtactttgTTATGCAGACGCAAAATATAAAACTGCAGTCTTATTCGCATAGGCTAGCATTTTTATAagaatttctaaaatattatatatttagcatattttactattttgtacccatcttaattatttaattcataaattagtaattaaaacagtttttatttttataaaagcgACATCCGTTTAATCTCGATGGACAACTAATAATGATCAACAATCGGCATCAGTCCGTTAGATCATTTTAAGACGTCAGATAATTTATAAGTTATAACTGCATCTGTCTCGGATGTAAACTGgtcaagatttattttaataaacatgtgGAATGCACCTACTGCATGACAGAGAAGCGTCAGCGCGATCACTTTTTTTCCTGATAACGAAACTGATTTTAGGACGCGCTTTCTGCCATCTGTCTCTGAAGCGCGTCACAAAAAAGAACCGAAACTCATTGTATGACTGCCTCACATACATgagaaatatatctatagaaagtttaaaatgtctacttttgaACGAACAAATTCAAAACGAAATCAAATACCCcctgattatgtaatctgtatccCAGCCAACATTTGTATGTGGGGCCCATATGGATATGAACTGGGCTGAAAAATGGGCCCCATATAGGATTATCCGCGGGTTCTGTAATGGCCCCATGTTAACTGCCCACGTGTATTTCATATAGGATTGAACTTGTCACAAAGTGGGACCCAACTGGGCAACATGCACCAGACCCTTTCCCAGCTTTAACCCAGCTAACATTTGATTGTGGGGCCCATGTGGGTTTGACATGGGCTGAAAAATGGGCTCTGTATGGGATTGTCCGTGGGTCCCATAATGGCCCCATGCCAATTGCCCACATGGGTTTCATGTGGGATTACACTTGCCAACAGGTGGGCCCCAACTGGGCAACATGCAAAAGACCCATCTTGGCCCCATCTTTACTACATGGGCTGAAATATGGGTTTTATGTGGGTTTGTCCACGGGTTCCATGTTGGCCCCATGCAACATGCCCCTGTGGGTTTTatgtagggctgcacgatttggGAAAGTTTTCATATTGCGATTATTGAGGTCAATATTGCGATACGCGATTGCGATTATAATAAATGGTATTGTGCGTGAACTTGAtgggtttttaaagaaaatgcacacacagattAGTGATAATGCGgaaatgtgtatttgtaacactagaaatggtttcaaaataaattatttttaccaaatgaaatagcatttgcattaatgtaaacttattttctcaaaagtatagctaaattaaataaaataaaaacatacacattttcacaaaaataagatattttaaagattttaaaaacgGACATTTATGAAGAATGTAACATATACTCTGTGTAAACTCTTTTGAAAAGGAAAAGGATATGTTTTTGGTCGAtcggatcacaagtggacaGTGGAGACACAGTCGTTTACACCTGGCATTTACACAGCATCTCTTCTGTCCACTTTCGACCAATTCTGACCACAttcctgcatttacatacattacaaactCCACTGACTGGCCTCTCTCCTGTATGATTTCATGTGATTCTCTTCAGACAttagaactgtacatgaattatgagcttctagaacgtttgacctcctaactgaagatcttttttacaaatataaataaaaacagtataaataaaaatagtctaaacaaaaaatagctgtattaagtgcaaacaattgtgcagccataatcaaagtaggctacactgtaaaaaaaatccgtaaaaatacagtacGATATACCCTAATAATTAAAGGAAGTTttccgtttttgttttttacaggcGTCGGAGCCGTCGCACTCAACATTTCTCTGCATATCGTCAGACATCTTCCTCGTGGAGTTTTCTGCCAAATGAGGTaagttttgaccttttttgtctgttttacacacacggaagataaaatgcaaaacacaaactaaTTCGGTAACGTTACTAGCAA
The genomic region above belongs to Labeo rohita strain BAU-BD-2019 unplaced genomic scaffold, IGBB_LRoh.1.0 scaffold_101, whole genome shotgun sequence and contains:
- the LOC127157201 gene encoding CGG triplet repeat-binding protein 1 — its product is MSANTSHLPTNITAKDRAKQFPNVLHESGGKLFCTVCNIVVEHKRKSSLDRHFSTAKHARRMSVQEPTRQVTITEAVARKSIASSERNKICEDWVATCTALNIPLSKSDHPAMRKFLFENVTNGGAIPGFHQLQEKYLGNVYLKEKEALRKRLAKKPVAVIFDETPDVEGRCVLNILIAPLEKDESGRILAYLADTVFLEQCNHSTVSVSVVKCLQEYDIANEDVIVFDTDNAAYMKKAYTAALQSLFPNSLHVTCMAHIMNLIGDAFRRPLTS
- the LOC127157200 gene encoding uncharacterized protein LOC127157200, which produces MAPDPCATRWNSWFSAVQYHSEHFKLYKEFIEMEIKVSGSSAPQSVERLHEMLQNEDMAQCLQVQLSIMADKCERILQLLDIFQSRKPITTKVFDYFEDLQMNFTANKELQYESCAEHFEGLDVHHATKTHILNLVHLAYSNAEEKLTKYMSEGQPAINFLREVRVFDPRYISFMEDSVSGYTHIPGFSAVPNDEFDAYFQRLGPAALKASACGVVDLDVFWDGLLERLPVLSALAKRYKDVIVNSADAERSNSLYKLVLSSRRRSITNSNLKALVFLYHNQRLTSGVFERDELKIDFGPDSEDEVEDSLDT